In the Arachis ipaensis cultivar K30076 chromosome B04, Araip1.1, whole genome shotgun sequence genome, ATAAATAAACAGACCAATGTCAATGTTTTTAAGGTTTGCGTTGAAGTAAATATTAACTTCTTTTAACATCACAAATTATAGGTCAAATAGGTCTCCTAAGATATTATTATAAGGCAAATAGGTCCCCCACATGAAAACGACGCCGTTTGCATTCTCTGTCTAAGTGGGGACGAATTTGTCCTCCCCGAAATGACGTCGTTTTGTCCCTGGTTCCAATACGACATCGTTTTGTCCAGCGTGGATGGGGACCAAAATGTCCTGGAGGTGACATGTCACAATTAACCTGACACGTCACCACTTTAACCGGATCAAACGATTTTGGGGACGTATCTGGTCTCAGGGtcaaaattttagttaaattttgtgGGAGACAAAACTGTCGAATCGTAAATTTCTTGGGACCTATTTAGAGTATTACTCAAAAAACTACAATTTTATCAATTTGTGTCTATCCAAAGTTTATTCTAAATTAATTTTTCACTAAGTAACTCTTCgagtaattttaaaaaataattgactTAAACTAAGTATCTAATTCTAGTTACAGGAAATATGAATCAAGGGCTCGAGATATAGGTTTTTATAGTTTAttgttaatataattttataaaattttattaatttcccctttttaaaaaaattatttgtatacCCAAATTCAACAAAATAAATTATGAACAGATACTAATTGGTGAATAAAATCAATATATCCGAGTCATAAACACTTATATATCTCAAGGGGGGGGAGGATTATATATCATTATATATCAtgcattaaaataataatattgatTAAAAAGTTaacttatctttttaatttttaaatatataaaaacattaaatatatatgttatatgctcaaaatattaaaaattaaaacctaAATATCTTTAGATATTAGAAGAAGAATGTATGCGTGAATTTGAAATAAgcgcgaaaaaaaaaataatgtatgCGTGAATTTGAAACAAACGcgggaaagaaaaagaagaaaaaatgcgtGATTCTAAATCACTTGGATAAATTTAGATGCTAAAATTGTTTGGATGtagagaattttttttaaaaaaaactaaaattacaTAATTACTGAGCTCTTTATTTCAAGTcgttataattatttaaattatgaaacaaattaatttttttaaaatagaataaatgtgattttagaaatttttttaaatatttttaaaataccaatatttaaataattttaatcattaattttaaattatttaaaaatttgttggaacaaatttaaaatttcacttTTAAATAGCGTTTGGTTAGAGAAATTGAAATTAAGACTAGAGAATTAAGATTCAGTATTATATTTGATGGtaaaaaattgaaactaaaattttaattcctTCGATATTTTTAAAAAGTAGAGACACAAgggactgaaattttagagataaaaactaaaattttattaatattttttattaaaatacattcatttaattttttaaattataaatctatccttcaatttctatatttattttaaattaaacaaaataataagaCATAATACATAatacataataaaatattttataccaaacacaaatacataatataatatagagacttaattcaaatttaaactcTAAGTCTCTATCTCCCATTCTAGTCTCTTAATCTCCCTTTCAAACGCAGTTAAAAAATTCTCATAAAAGTTAGGAATTTTTTATATCAATAAaatgaatattttatttattaatatatataattttaaaataatttatatatttaaatgaaatatttttaaaattatatatattagtaACCGTTATAGGTTATATGTAATAtgcaaatattaattaattaacaagtgTAGTGTACAGGTGGAAACAACGTAGTTTGACAAAACAGCACCTTAATACGCCGCCCAGTCTTCAACGGTAGCtgctatctctctctctctccaatctGCTAAGACACACAAATCATGATCTTCAGATAGCATCACCTCATCATACACAGCTTCCAAAACCAAAAGGTAACAACTTTGCAATCCAGTTTGCAGTTCTGTGCACTGTATTTCTTAGTGTTTTAGCTCAATCTGAAACATacccattatttgatttttttcatGTTTACCAAAAATTCAACCTTTTTCTTTACGAAACCCTTTTCTCTCAGTCTCTCATTAGCAGTGATTTTAAGAAGGGTTATCATCGCAGATGGATAGTAGCAGTGGAATTGAGAGCAATGGGCGTGTGCCACTTTCAGGGGTTGTTGCAGATTGTGTGAAACGGTGGTTCAGAGACACTCTGAAAGAAGCTAAAGCTGGGGACATAAACATGCAGGTCTTGGTAGGTCAGATGTATTACAGTGGTTATGGTGTTCCCAGAGATGACCAAAAGGTGTgttctttcttctatttatatCATGCTTATTAGTTATTACAAATTAATAATGCTTTTCAATCAATTTTCATTGCATCGGACTTTCTTGAGCTGTTAAGAGTTTGAGGTTCTGTTGTATTTTACTATTTGAGAATGTCCATGTTAATTGACACTAGAATCTTCAGCTGGTGACTATGAAAAAATTGTAAGACAACTATTAGTATTCTCTATTGGTCTTAATTTTAGTAGTGAGATTAATTTTGATGCTGATAATGCATATACACCATTAGGCAATCAAATCTTGTATGTTATATAACTTTAAGATAGTGGGGATAAGAGTCAAATAATTTCAATGACTGAGTTATATATAAATAGATGACTGCCTATTTAGTTAGGTATGCACAATTAGATGCACTTAAATGGATGCTTCATGTGGAGTTGTGGACACATCTATAATAGCAGCATAGAATGCTTTATCATGGTTGGGTGTAATGACTTAAATAGCCTTGTGTTAAAACTTAATGTTTTGTGTTTTTAAATTTGTTGGTCCAACTTCTGACTTGTTATACTTCATGAGAAATTGAAGAAATGGATGTGAATAGTTTGTACTTTGTAGTGTGTGTGGATTCTGTGGATTGTGAACTACGTCTGTGGAGTCTATCGAATCAAAGTGCTTACCTGTTTTTGAATTTTGGTTTCAAGTTCTGATGTCATTGGTTTGGGAATGTAGGGTAAAATTTGGTTGACTAGAGCGTCGAGGGTTAGATCTTCAGTTTGGAAAGTTGGTGATAAGCATCCAGGTAAAACTCTCCTTTGTTGCTGACAGCATAGAATCTTTCTTTTTGTTGGGAATTCTTTGTGACTGTTTCTAGCCCGGTGCATGTATGTTAGGTTATAATGCAagtgattctgattctgatgaaTTGAAGGAAGATTCTTAAACACACTAAATGCCTAACATTTGAATGGTGAGTTTATCATAATCTTTGAATGCTTTTGTAGTGGAAATCTTTTTTTGCCATGTTTATCATCTAATAGAACAGCTTTAGGCTTGAATTATTGGAGAGATGGTTCTTTTCATGATCCTGGTTACTGTCTTATTATTTTCTACCAGGAATAAAACATGGACTTGAAAGGTTAAAATATCATTGATTGCATATCTGTGGTATATGAATAGTAAAATGAGATGTTATGAACCTTAAAATGATATGTCATTAATCACTTTAAATCTAATTTTTGCTTAATCAATATGATAATAGAAATGCATCCAATATAGAGTTTAGAAGTTATGAATCATAAGTCATGTTAGTAGGAAACTACTAGTCAATTGGTTGGTTTTTGTTACGGTTCTTTTTTTCCCACCTCAAATTTCGATAATGTAGCTGAGGAAATCTGCTGAAACTTTTAGTTACATCAGCAGCAGGGGCTAGAATAGGGATCACATCGGTTTTGGGTTTATACAAACTCAGTTTGATCTTATATGCATGAACCTATGGATGAATATATTTGTTAGTCAAtgtcaataaaaataaatcacaGCTATCTCACCATGTCCAAATGGACAAATATGTACCATGGTTAAGTCTCTGCAATGTGAATTAACCGAGAAACATTGTAGATACACTAATTACTCCCTCCATTCCATTTTATCTGTCATTGTCGTATTCTAGTAGACCCTGGGAGCAATATATCTGTCAGATGTGCCAAAACATGTAAGTGACAATTAAAAACGAACAAAGGGAGTGTTTATGAGTCCACATATGACAagaaatatatgaaaaaaaattgatgGCAGTTCTTTGATTTGGAAATGCAATGTTCTAATAGCAAATTAAATATTAAAGTAGAAAAGTTCAGTAGGCCCATAATATTAGATCAGCCTTGAGCTTTTGTTCCTGAATGCATCTTTTTCAATAATAAATGTTTGTAAGGTTTAACTGATGAGATTTGTTGGGGTGGTCAATGCCTCCCATAATCTTTGCATTGAGCTTCACATTCACAACTTACAAGTCTTGTGCTCTTTTGTTTCGTAGGTACGCATGCCAGGCATCTCGTTTTGTAACAACAGTTTTCTATTTGGGTTTCtgatgtttgtttgattttacaaACTTTTGTTTTAACGTCTAGAGGTCACTAGGTTGGACTTGGTATATCACGCATTAAGATAATCTATGGTGTAGATTTAAACCATGAAAGAGTAGCATCCATTATCATTCAAATAATCATACCATTGGATTACTTTAATGCATGATATAGTAAGTTTTGTTGGGTGTATCATAGCATGGTTCTTTGTTTCTATGACCTATAGAAAAGGCAACATTGTTACTTTTTGTACAAGTTGTTGCTTGGTAATTGAAGGTATTTTTCTTAATCATCTCGTTATATCATAACAAATATAAGATGATTGTACATAATAACATcataatttattttctttctaaACATGGAATGTACCAAAGGCTAGACTCTTGAGGATTCCAAATGATGTTCAATATCCTTGATTTTACACTATCTGATTTCATGGATGCAATATTTAAAGCTGCTCTAAAatgtccaattttctttcatggtGATGAGTGATGACCGGAGCTATCGACCAAGTTGACCATCCGCAATGACAAAGGAAGGGCTGGGTTCGAGTAATGTCCTTTTCAAAGTTGCCAACGACCCTCCATGGCAGACCTTGGTGTTGGCAATGGATGATTGAAGTTGATGCTACTATGCTAGTACTAACCACACTAATAATTAAGCCAACATCTtatagtttttacttgatgacccTTCAGATTTTATAAACGATTCTACTAAAGACCATAAACACTAGATCAATGACGGCAAAGTAATGAGTTAGCCGTATAAAAGTAAAAGTTCAATACAATCAAGTAGAGCATAATATaatgtaacaatttttttattgataCAATTTTCTCTCAATGAGCTCTGACTCCCTCCTTCCAGATCTCGACAAACGTTCGCCGGAAGAAGAAGATTTAGTCTCAAGGAGTACAAAAAAAGTAAAGATGAATGAAAATAACATAGAAGAACAGGTAATGGATAACATGAAAAAGGAGGAGGCGCCCCAGAACAGAAAAAGGAGACTGAAGGTAAAAATCAAACCGACAACAAAGGTGATTCAGAGAAATTCATGAAGCCTAAGATATCCTACCGTGATATGGTAGTGGAGAATGGTTTCGGAAAACTGAATCCACAAGAGATTGTAGAAATGGTTTCAGAAGACTATAACTTAGAAGATTTAGTTATGGACTCTTCTATGGACGATGAAGTTCCCTTCGATCCTAAGCCCAACATCGAGGTCTCTCTAGAAGAGTATGACGAGTGGTGTAGACCTTGGAAACTATCGCTGATTGTTAAGCCACTTGGAAAAACCTTTAACCTTCAAGCTCTTGATAGATGGGTACAGAGGAGATGGATGAAAAAAGGAGCGATACGAGTCATGGATCTAGCTGGTAACTTTTTCTTGGTCAAGTTCACAGATCAAGATGACTATGCACATGCACTCTTTGAAGGCCCTTGGATGATAGCTGATCATTATCTCTTGGTGCAAAGGTGGAGACCACTCTTCTTGCCACAGGAGACGGATATTCAGAAAGTAGCAGTATGGGTTAGGATCCCCAACCTACCTGCGGAATTATACAATAAATTCTTTCTCTGGAAAGTTGGGAAAACTTTCGGAACAATGCTCAAAGTGGATGAACTCACCTCCATACACTCTCCAGGAAAATTCGCAAGGATATGCGTGGAAATTGATCTGCGAAAGAAGATGGTTCCGACTATCATAGTCCTTGGCAAAGAGTTCAACATTATCTATGAAGGATTACACCAAATCTGTTTCAACTGCGGTAAGTATGGGCACAGAATGGAGTATTGTAATGAGAGGATGATCGGAACAGCCACTGAAGCTGCCGCCGGGATGACGGAGGGCACCCGC is a window encoding:
- the LOC107635131 gene encoding uncharacterized protein LOC107635131 isoform X2, whose translation is MDSSSGIESNGRVPLSGVVADCVKRWFRDTLKEAKAGDINMQVLVGQMYYSGYGVPRDDQKGKIWLTRASRVRSSVWKVGDKHPGTHARHLVL
- the LOC107635131 gene encoding uncharacterized protein LOC107635131 isoform X1, with the translated sequence MDSSSGIESNGRVPLSGVVADCVKRWFRDTLKEAKAGDINMQVLVGQMYYSGYGVPRDDQKGKIWLTRASRVRSSVWKVGDKHPGYNASDSDSDELKEDS